In Pelmatolapia mariae isolate MD_Pm_ZW linkage group LG8, Pm_UMD_F_2, whole genome shotgun sequence, one genomic interval encodes:
- the srsf2a gene encoding serine and arginine rich splicing factor 2a, translated as MSYGRPPPDVEGMTSLKVDNLTYRTSPETLRRVFEKYGRVGDVYIPRDRYTKESRGFAFVRFLDKRDAEDAMDAMDGALLDGRELRVQMARYGRPPDSMYSRRGPPPRRYGYGRRSRSRSASPRRRRRSHSRSRSRSRSRSRSRHHYSRSRSRSYSRSRSKSKSKSRTPRRSKSKSPSRSRSRSRSKSRSRTPASNRGSRSKSKSRSRSKSKSRPKSPEDTGAES; from the exons ATGAGCTACGGAAGGCCGCCGCCAGACGTTGAGGGGATGACCTCCCTAAAGGTGGACAACCTGACTTACCGAACTTCGCCGGAGACTCTGCGCCGAGTTTTTGAGAAATACGGCCGTGTGGGAGATGTGTATATCCCGCGGGACAGGTACACCAAGGAGAGCCGAGGCTTCGCTTTCGTGCGGTTCCTCGACAAGCGCGACGCCGAAGACGCAATGGACGCCATGGACGGCGCACTGCTCGACGGGCGGGAGCTTCGGGTTCAGATGGCTCGATACGGAAGGCCGCCAGACTCCATGTACAGCCGGAGAGGCCCTCCGCCACGGAGATACGGATACGGACGCAGAAGCAGGAG CCGTTCAGCCAGTCCTCGCCGTCGAAGACGTAGCCACAGCCGGTCCAGGAGCAGAAGCCGCTCTAGATCCAGGAGCCGCCACCACTACAGCCGCTCCAGGTCCCGTTCCTACTCCAGGTCAAGGTCCAAGTCTAAGTCCAAATCCAGAACCCCCCGGCGAAGCAAGTCAAAGTCGCCCTCCAGATCTCGGTCCCGCTCCAGGTCCAAGTCAAGGAGTCGAACCCCAGCTTCCAACAGAGGGTCCAGGTCAAAGTCGAAGTCCAGGTCCAGGTCCAAATCCAAGAGTAGACCTAAATCCCCAGAGGACACCGGAGCAGAGTCTTAA